One window of the Rhipicephalus sanguineus isolate Rsan-2018 chromosome 4, BIME_Rsan_1.4, whole genome shotgun sequence genome contains the following:
- the LOC119391395 gene encoding E3 ubiquitin-protein ligase TRIM37-like, producing MEDHGVESLAEVFRCFICMERLRDAHLCPHCSKLCCYACIRRWLTEQRSQCPHCRASLHLHELVNCRWVEEVTQQLDTLQLSSAAATATTTGEAAKPSSPEPRDQERCQHHKGEKLSVYCWNCRLCICHQCALWGGTHCGHVFKPLEEVHAQQVAAVREQVGALRRRLVHLLGLVAQVERSVEAVRQAKDLRVHEIRNAVEHMIARLDAQLKGRLLSLVAQKNALTQETEQLEQLLQAAEAQLSSCSRSELIARSPEIVRRLGELLQRQPPCSPPLLLLPGGGQEFPSEMVPPYESSAFLLRNFSVLQQRADPVYSRPLTTSGLTWRLKVYPDGNGVVRGNYLSVFLELTAGLPETSKYEYRVEMSHQGGDPSKNIVREFASDFEVGECWGYNRFFRLDLLASEGYLSGDTLLLRFEVRPPTFFHKCRDQQWYLAQLQAQQAQLMQQVQQLKERLTAEIAKNEASSYTSENAAGSQCPLVGKVCLEVASVVGDQLGQ from the exons ATGGAGGATCACGGTGTGGAG AGTCTGGCAGAGGTGTTCCGCTGCTTCATCTGCATGGAACGGCTGCGGGATGCCCATCTATGTCCTCATTGTTCCAAGCTTTGCTGCTACGCCTGCATTCGA CGCTGGCTGACGGAGCAACGGTCTCAGTGCCCGCACTGTCGCGCCTCCCTGCACCTGCACGAGCTGGTCAACTGCCGCTGGGTGGAGGAGGTCACTCAGCAGCTGGACACCCTCCAACTGAGCTCGGCTGCAGCCACGGCCACAACCACTGGGGAGGCAGCCAAGCCCAGCTCCCCCGAGCCACGTGACCAAGAGCGTTGTCAGCACCACAAGGGCGAGAAGCTGAGCGTCTACTGCTGGAACTGCCGCCTCTGCATCTGCCACCAGTGTGCCCTCTGGGGCGGAACG CACTGTGGCCATGTGTTCAAGCCCCTGGAGGAGGTGCATGCGCAGCAGGTGGCGGCCGTGAGGGAGCAAGTGGGGGCCCTGCGGCGCCGTCTCGTCCACCTGTTGGGGCTGGTGGCACAGGTGGAGCGCTCCGTTGAGGCTGTGCGGCAGGCCAAGGACCTGCGCGTCCACGAGATACGCAATGCCGTCGAGCACATGATTGCACGCCTGGATGCCCAGCTCAAGGGGCGCCTGCTCTCGCTAGTTG CTCAGAAGAACGCCCTCACCCAGGAGACAGAACAGCTGGAGCAGCTGCTTCAGGCCGCCGAAGCGCAGCTCAGCTCGTGCTCGCGCTCGGAGCTCATAGCCCGCTCGCCCGAGATAGTGCGTCGGCTGGGGGAGCTGCTGCAGCGGCAGCCCCCCTGTTCTcccccgctgctgctgctgcccggGGGTGGCCAGGAGTTCCCCTCGGAGATGGTGCCCCCGTACGAGTCGAGCGCCTTTTTGTTGCGCAACTTCTCGGTGCTGCAGCAGCGTGCCGACCCCGTCTACAGCCGGCCCCTCACCACCTCGGGGCTCACGTGGAGGCTCAAGGTGTATCCG GATGGAAATGGTGTTGTGAGGGGAAACTACCTGTCTGTCTTTCTGGAACTTACAGCTGGTCTGCCAGAGACATCCAA GTACGAGTACCGCGTGGAGATGAGCCACCAGGGAGGTGATCCGAGCAAGAACATAGTGCGTGAGTTTGCCTCGGACTTTGAGGTTGGCGAGTGCTGGGGCTACAACCGCTTCTTCCGCCTCGACCTTCTCGCCTCCGAGGGCTACCTCAGTGGAGACACCCTTCTTCTGCGCTTCGAG GTGCGGCCACCCACCTTCTTCCACAAGTGTCGGGACCAGCAGTGGTACCTGGCACAGCTGCAGGCACAACAGGCCCAGCTGATGCAGCAGGTGCAACAGCTCAAGGAG